The genomic region TAGACAGAGTCTTATTATATAAATAAAGAGAGTAAATAGTTGATTGAATTAATAAGTTCtacaaaatgtttttttttttttttgaaaggcaagcttgcatcagtccggaccgaagcctagtcatcatttgcacacacacgcgcgctttcgggcaggaaacccgaaccacactctgaggatccgaccctttaaccatcccgaggggcaggcgggccggatcttagtcccggagcgggtcggtaaaaccttccctttgggccaccttcaaggaatatatttcaattcctagagcgggtgacgaggctcgaacccgagacctctagccctgcgagtacacaagtgtaaccgcggtaccattaaagcaatgcttcgttggtagTTCTACAAAATGTTACTACTAATAGTTTAAAAAAATCGACTTAAATTATAATAGGACTCGTATTTTAATTGCACATTTTTTAAATTTGAAAAGATTTAATATTTTActcttatatattattaatttaattcatCATTATTACAAAAATCTTATACTCCATCAGTATCTAAgttatttttcgttttgaatttcgAAAATGTATTATTTTCAAGTTTAACTTTAATCTTATTCCTGTATATACAATATAATACTTAATAAAAGTTTTATCAATggaaaaatatttaaatttcaatttgttcatataattttatttataatataacaCAAGAAAAAATAGTTTATGCTATAGTTGAAATAGGAAAGCTTTCAAATGTCAAGACAATCAATTTTACGACGTAAAGTATATTAAggaacataaaaataaaaaaaataaaaaaaaataaaaaaactcaaCTTTAGATCTAGTATACTAATACTAATTACCCCTATATACTAATATGCATGAAATCGTAGTTTCAGTTTTACCCGAATGTCATTTTGAGTTTGCGTTTGCATGGAAGAAATCGTAGTTTCAGTTTTACCCGAATGtctttttgagtttgcgttcacactacacccGGCCCCTCAAATTCAGCTTCATATACACAACGACCCCCAACTTTCCAATTTTTCAAGGGtaaaaagcgtaaatatataattttaaaaaaacaaaagaaaatgattccacccgtatttttaacgggccatatcttctcgctcggtccgagttaaatttttgcgagaccaccgttcaactcgaaaaaatcagaaggccacaacgggactaactatgcgcgaaacggacatcgttaaaaaaacactaaataacgggccctatattctcgctcggtgcgagctaaatttttccgtgaccaccgttcaactcgatattattttacgaacacaacgcgactaactatacgcaaaacgaacatcgtcaaaaaaacactaaatatttcgagctatatttcatacatatgcgtacacgtccaacaaacaacccaacctactagatatattaggtaccaaacaacgtatatccaaatatgaccgcgcgttgaatacaaccgcagcaacgcgcggtcgaattttttctagtaTATACTAATGGGGACCAAAAATTTAGTCGTTTTGGCCCCATTCCCACCCAATTTTGGGTAAAAACGACAACATGGGGAAAAAGAGGGGAAAAAACCAAACACCCCCTCACACTATTTCAAACTTCTTAAATTCGGTCCACCTATTAGGGGTATAAAATGaaacttattattttaattaaaaatcttaatCAAACTTCACCCGTATTTTTAACGGGACATATTTTTACGCtcgcctcgcgttaaattttttcgaacccaccgttcaactcaaaaaaatcttgcgAGCACAacaggactaactatacgcgaaacggacacttctaaaaaaacgctaaatacctcggatatattcaatacatatacacacctatacgataacgctccgttaactatgaatacgtaACCCGAAAggccccgcggcatcgcgcgggcccattttactagtattaatactaataattatgataatttaaATGTTGACTTTCTTTGAAAACAAAGACTTAAATCCATTTAATGCCTTGTTGACACTTATACCCTTTTTGCCTTGCAATTCTATAAATACCTTCCAAAGTGTACTTTCATCAAACCATTTCTCAACTCCCAACTCCTAACTCCAAAATCACCTCACAATATCATGGACCATCAACTCCATAACACCACCACACCCTCAACCCTCCATATCACCAACGACCCGACCCAAAAGAACCTCGATGATGACGGTCGGGAAAAACGAACCGGTAACCTTTTTAATATGTTTTCTTATAAAAAACAGAAAACTTAATTACATCAATTTTCATTACTTTTTCAATTTCACATATATAATTTCTATTTTTATCTTTTTTAAAATAATGTGACCAAATGTTTGTTTAATAGGTACTTGGGTCACGGCAAGTGCCCACATTATCACTGCTGTGATCGGGTCGGGTGTATTGTCTCTTGCATGGGCCATAGCTCAATTGGGTTGGATCGCGGGCCCATCCGTTCTCATCACATTCTCTTTCATCACTTATTTCACCTCGACCTTACTAGCCGATGCGTACCGTGCACCCGACCCTGTTACCGGCAAGCGTAACTACACCTATATGGATGTGGTTCAAGCCAGTTTAGGTACACAATATATCTAATACTAGTAATGTTATGTTTTTTACATGATCTTTTTAAggtaactttatatttatattcagGGTAAATTTGTCTTTTAACAGGAGGAAGAAAGGTGCAATTATGTGGGATAGCtcagtatgtgaatcttgttggtGTTACCATTGGATACACAATTACTGCTTCTATTAGCATAGTGTaagtaaatatttttaaaatatttaattaaaactttttGAGCAAATTCATATTCATACATGTAGCATAAATTGCTTTGAAAAAATCTATAAGTTATTTTTTTTAGAAACTTTTATTAATTACCATATGTCTATTTTCTCCTAACCGTTACTAATTTTCTATGTAACATATTacgaaactattattattataatatttaatattaaataatgtaTATGTGATATTCTATATTTTTGTTAagcattttattatatttaatttctttCATTTTGTGGATTAAATTTGTAGGGCTGTGAAAAAATCGAATTGTTTTCATGACAAAGGGCATGAAGCACATTGTTCACCATCGACTTATCCATATATGATTCTGTTTGCGATTATTCAAATAGTGTTAAGTCAAATACCTAATTTTCATAAACTATCATGGCTATCGATATTAGCCGCTGTGATGTCCTTTGCTTACTCTCTTATTGGACTTGGTCTGTCCATAGCTAAAGTTGCAGGTTAATACTTTTTTATTCGTGTCATTTAGTTACTGTTAACCGACGTTTAATTATCAACTGAAAGACACATTGTTATTTATTATAGGAAGTGTTCATGTAAAAACAACAATAACGGGTACCGAAGTTGGAAAAGATGTATCAGAAATGGATAAAGTGTGGCATACATTTCAAGCAATTGGAGACATTGCTTTTGCTTATGCCTTTTCAACTGTTTTAATTGAAATTCAGGTATTTTATCTATTATACTTTTTGTTGTCATTTTCTTTTATAGAATTCGGAACGTATATATTAATAGGATATAAGTGTGATGACTCATTATGTCAAAAATGAGGAAGATACTACACACAAGCAACAATATATTACACGTGTCAAAGTGATACTccgtatgtttttaaataatataaaaaacctTGCTCGTATCAGTTATAatcaattaataattaattaataataataataataataataataataataataataataataataataataataataataataataataataataataataataataaataccatATATATACATGTTATATAATCAATATTTACTAAATTCGTGAGCTTTTCTGTTCTTTCTAAATTTGTCCATGTTACTTTATTAATGCAAATATAACTTTAAATGTAATCTAAATTGATAAAGTTGATAATTATTAATCATGTATCTAAAAGGTCGGTTAGTTAATATAaaaaactaattataaactagtaataTTGTACATTCAATATCCTGGAGAACGGGATAATTTTTCACCTAAAaactattatattatttttttaaatgatAATTCACACACCCACCTAATACTAACACAAATATATATCGCATCGCGAAATGTCCTAAGCAGCGAACCCTGTGTCTCTAAGTTGTAAAGGTGATCACGATACTGCGAAGCCATTGGCTATTTGGTAAaaactattatattatattatatttgatatTTTAACTCAAAATTCAATAAATTGATTAAGAAAATTTTCATCTTACATTTACGCATAAATAATAAATtacgtagtaataataataatattaataataataataataatacataaatactCTGTATTTTAATTGATACTcgtataatataataaaaataataattatcgatcaatatcaatatcaatatcaatatcaatatcaatatcaataatcaataattcaataataatgCGAACATGAGAGGTTATATATAGGACAGTGACATCAGTCTTCATGATCATATTGATCTTAATTGACACCTGTTACGATGCCTCTGTCTGTGTTCCTCGTATCCAAATGTCATCTTTTAAGTTACAAAAAAGGTCCAAAAGTATCTGTGTATGTCAAAATCAGtccaaaaggttaaaataatgtcaGCATCATCCACAAATCACATTTCCATGTGGCACGTACACTTCCTCCCACCACAAAGGCACAAAGGCACAAATCACTAATGCTCTAGACCAAACCTTTTCTTGTGTGTTCATTGTTTCATACGTAACTAACGACACACGGTTAATGATTAGAATTCATGCAAAGAGCCAAAGATAGATGCTTATTTCGTGTTATGTGCGCTTTCTTGCTTAATATTAGTAACACAAACGAACAAAAACCACGCGTTATGATATACTAAATGTAATTTGAGATATGCATGATTTATGAAACATTATAAAGCTGATACACGTATAGGTATAATAAGACCAAATTATGTCATTTTCAAAGAGAGACTTGTAAGATGTATAATGTAAAAATAAGGGTAAGATTCTTTGTGGACCATTAATTCATGGACCTAAAATGCTAATGCTTATAGGCCATCAATTGTGTTTAATTTGGATTTTTCAAAGAAGTTGGTAAGGGGAAGGGAGGGTAGGGTTTGGGTGGTTTGAAAAGCCAACCTTTTTGGAAAATGATAATATCAATATTCTGTTTTACTACCTTTTACTGTAGTAAAACATCAGCCAACTTCTTGTTTTTTTCTTTATAAAGTCCATGTTACATTTGTACAAGTTTTAACTAAAGATAACTTATTTTTGATGTTATTCCTCATAATCAACATATTATAGAAACATGGAACATTGGTTTGGTTTTAGTTTCATAACCTAGTTAATCAACCGATTATCGTCTATCGATGTGTGTTTATAGTTCATCTTCGGATTGATGGTTGTCATTTTTTTCGAAAGAAAATTTTTGCCGGAGAAGACTATTTTTTGTAGGCATTGAAACTTTTGTAATTATAATTTCTTTATATAGAAATTTGGTGGATATAACTTGTTACATGGTTTCTAAAACTAATGTGAATTTTTTATTGAAATCAATATCAAATGATTTTGATGTAACACTATATCTCAATAAGTTAACGTTGGTTCAGGTTTTGTCACACCTCGTAGGGGTCAATTTAATTTTAAAATGGTATCCCCTGAATGCAAGTTTGAAACGTAAACCATGAAAGGATTATCtctttaattcatttttttttttaagaaaaaaaggaTCTTCAAAAAAGACTGCCTTTTCTTAAAAGATTTTTCTTATAGTATTTGTTTGCTTGTTTAGTAGTATCAAAATCAAAAAACCCATTAAAGCTTTAATCACTTTCTCCAAACAATATAGACACCTTCTAGTAAAACAATAAAGCATGCTTACTTTTTTGTTCTGTattttaaagaaaataataattattatgtgtgttGTACTTAAAATCTTGTGAAGTATTTTCGGTTGCATATGATGTGTTTCATTACATGGCCCCTTCGCTTTTGGCCTTTTATGTATTGTGCATTTTGATATAAAGGCTTTTTGGGTATAATATTTAGTTTGGTCACACATAGATATATGTCTTGTGCATCTTTTAAAAAAATTGTCAAAAACTTACAACATACACTTAATTATCAgatgtaatattaatttaattaatggACCATTGTAAATGTGTTATAAGACTGAATATATTATATTAGGTATATaccttaatatttataaattatattaccAATACAGGACACACTGAAATCATATCCACCAGAAAACAAGATGATGAAAAGAGCATCACTAACTGGAGTTTCAACAACTACTTTGTTCTACATGCTTTGTGGATGCCTCGGTTACGCAGCATTCGGTAACGACGCACCAGGAAACTTCTTGACGGGCTTCGGTTTCTACGAACCTTTTTGGCTCATCGACATTGCAAATATCTGCATTGCTATCCACCTTATTGGTGCATATCAGGTACAACTTATATAGTATGCAACATTTAACTGTTTTTTTTTAACAATACAAATTTTTTTAGTTAGTCCTAAAAGTAGTAATTAAAAATTTAGGTCTTTTGTCAACCAATATTCGGATTTGTTGAGAAGAAATGTAATCAACGATGGCCGGAGAGCAAGTTTATAACGAGCGACCATGCAGTTAAAGTACCGTTTTGTGGAGAGCTTTCGTTTAACATGTTTAGGTTGGTGTGGAGGACATTGTATGTGATGATGACTGCATTAATAGCTATGATTTTTCCGTTTTTCAATAGCTTTTTAGGGTTGATTGGAGCGGGTTCATTTTACCCTTTGACGGTTTATTTCCCTATAGAGATGTATATCGCTAGGGCTAAGATACAAAAGTTTTCGTCCGCATGGGTGTGGCTAAAGATCTTGAGTTGGGCTTGCTTGGTGGTGTCGTTGGTCGCGGCTGCTGGATCTGTACAAGGATTGATTAGTGATCTGAGGAAGTATAAGCCTTTTATGACACCTGaagaatagatatagatatagatatagatatagatatcctaattataaaataataaaataaaatatataatatgaaGAGTAGTAGAATTTATGGTTGTTTTGGTAGGCAGTTTGTATGAGGACTTGCTTGGTAAAAATGAGACTGGCAATTTGTTTAAAAGCTTTGTTGTTGCGAGTTTTGACCTATTGTCGTATTCGTTTTTGTTTTGATATGATGATGCAACTATGAAATACTTGTAATGGGTTTGTAATAGCGAAATAAAACATGAAGTTATAACTAGTGACTTGTGAACTTGGACATAGTAATCGATAACATTCGAACAATATTTGCACCATCGAATTTGGCAGCCACATAAAATTTTCAGGACAAGTACTTGTGGAAAGCATAGGCATCAAAGAGTGTCCACAATTTTTATAGATACTAAATACTCCTAATAATTAACAAAACTATATATTTAAAAAGTTTTAGAGCGTATTAAACCTGCTAAACACATAATCGGAAATTATAAATCTTAAATGACTTCAGATCATTGAGATTCTTTAACTAGATATCGAAATATGAAAAAACAACAAAAACATTTTTCAAGTACAAAACCATTCCTCTGAAAATGGACCTCGGGCAGATTGTAGGCGAACAAAAAGATAGAAATAAACAATCAAGAAGCTTCAGTCTCGCTAATCACGAAAGCTTGAATAAGAGACTGTGCAGCAAAGGTCTGCTCGGGTGTGCCGGATATTATGATCAAAGTTTCTTTTGCACCGGGTTTTGGGTCAGTTATGGTTATTTTGGCATCAGATATCTGCAACAATCAAATCATACCACATAAAATATATTTCCTATTAAACCAGCACATGTACATACTCTTCACCAAAATATAGAAAAATATAAAGGGTATTTActtaaaaagatattttacttggaATCAATTGATAATGACCCTAGAATTCTTGTTCATAGGATTAAGTTGTTCTCGTTGATTGAGCCCATGACTAGCGGGTCACAAATGATATTAAATTGTTCTCGTTGTTCATAGTAATAAAATTTTCTCGTTGTTGATGTTACATAACCAATCACGATTTAAGAAAAGTGAAAGGTAATGAACATCGAGTGCCAAAGGACCGGCACTTCGAAATTGTATTTTAATGGAATGTAATGCAGAGCAAACATGACTATTTAAACTACTTTGCAAACGAGAAGTCAATTAGTCAAAGCAAAATCACGCACTATCATCTAAAATCGCATATCTTTGTAGATCAAGCAAAACTTAGAGTTTTCTCAAGTGATAATCCCTTTTGTTAGAAACTTAATTACAGGTCTTATAAATCACGGTAGTTTATGGTAATCTGAATCACGATTATTAACTCAAGCAACAACAAATTCCTACATAATACCAAGCATAGTATATATAGAAAGAAAAAACATGCATGAGATACCTCGCGGATTTGTCTTACACATCCACCATCCTCTCCATATATAATAGGAACAAGGTGACGAGGAACAACCACTTCAACAGTAGTGTTTGTGATTATAGCTTGATGATTACCCCTAAATTAACACAATTAAAATCATTATGCAATAAACATTAATTCAAAAAATTGAAAAAGAATAAATACTATGTCGCGTATAAAAGATGTACACACCCTCCAAATCCACCCATTCTCCTAGGGGGACCTCCACCGAACTCGGGAAAGCCGGGCCCACCATGACCACCACCTTCAATACCCTGCAATAAAATTGCATCGGTTGATTTTATTTAAATAcacaaaatacaaaataaaactGAAAATATTCAGAGACATAGAAATGAAATAAAGAGGTACTTGAGGATCCCATGGTGCGGGAGGTGGGAATCTTTCAGGCATAGGGTGGTGGAAATCGGGTCGATCGTGGTGCATAAATGGAGGTCGGTCATCATGAGGATGAAACCCGCCATGTGGAGGTGGACCCACATCAAACCGGTTAAAAGAAGGATATCTTCCTGGTGGTGGTGAAACGTCCCTTCTTCCCAAAAATGGAGGAAATGGTGGGCCATGATCTTGAAAACCAGGAAATGCGTCACGAAAGTAATGATTCCGCAAACACGTGCTTATTTGCATAAGAGCCTCACGAACTGCATCAAAGTCACCATTTATCTGTGCATTAaagaaatataataaataatttagtCAAGCAGATATTTAAAAAGTCAAAACTAAAAATTAGCCATACCTGAACCACTTCTTCATTTTCGGCAGCATACTGAGGAGTTTGATCTTTTCCTAATATACGAATATAAGCGCCAGTTGACTTTCTCATTTCAGATATAACCGAACCACCCTTTCCCAAAATACATCCAATCTGATGTGCTGATACTATGACTTTTGCAGTCCCCGTTTTACTCTCAGGTGCAGCCCTAAATATCCTAGTCTGCACACGAAGAACCGCATCTTGGGGAGCACATATACGTTCATCTGGATGCTGCATTATTaaattgattttaattttattacCTTTTTCAAGTAAATAGAATATAGAAAATGCATAAAAAAGAAGATAGGTTACTGTTAATACCGCTGGTCCAGATATGATAATGATACGGTCATCTGATTCAGGCATTTTTTCAAGGACTCGAATGTCACATCCAGTTTCGTGCTTAAGTGCCTTCACAATAGTTCCCCCTTTTCCAATTACACCTCCCACCTTTTCATCAGGGCATATCAAACGGTATGTTAGCATATCGGTGAAAGGACCAAAACGCCCACCAAAACCACCACTTCCCCCGTCACGGGACCCACCAGGTAACGGTCCTCCATGAGAAGGAAAAGATGGATATGGATCTTGCCTCGAATGAGACATCCCGCTTTTATTAACAGATGACAATTCATTATCGTTAGGTGAATTATTTAAAAGCTGTTGTGAAACAGACTCAAGCGCTTTTTGAACAGCATTCACTTCCCCAGTAATCTACATCACGGGGGGAAAAATTAGTGaaacaaattaaaaaaataataaacaaaaaAAATCCACTTGATATCTCATTTAAGAAAACTAGACCAATAAATGAATATACCTGAACCAACTCATCGGAAGACGATGCGCACACGGGAAGTTTTTCTTTACCAAGAATCTGAACATGGGCCCCACTTTCAGAACTCAATTGTTTGACAACATCGTTAGTTAACAAGCCCGCTTGAGAAGAAGATAAAAGCAGTCTTATTGTAAATATTGTAGTATCTTTGTTACGATCTTCAGCCCCACCGCTAATTTCCGTCATTCTTTCGAACACGAGCATCAGAGCCTTCTGCAAAAAAGAAGCAACCTTTTCCAACTGCaaatcttcttcttctttaacAGACTCGTACTTTTCAGCATCTTGATTCTCTTTACTTTCTTTATTATCTTCGATTTCTTTAGGTTCTTCATCAACATCTTTGATTTGATCATTGGATAATGCATTGTCATTCCCTGATACTGCAATTACAATTACTCGCTCATCGCAACCAAGCATAGTTTCTTCAACCATAACCTTTGCACCAGATTCTTTGCATATTTCTGATATCTTATTTCCTTCTTTTCCTATAACATTTTCGAGTTTAGAATCGGGACAAAGAACTCGAAAGACAACGCTTCCTGGAGTGATTTTGAATGTTGTATGTTGTGATGACTTCAGCAACTTCCCTTTACCGTTAGGCTCTGAACCACTCTCGTCATGTGGCCTCTTAGAAGGCGTTAATTGAAATGACATGTTAAAAAACTATCAAAACCTGAAAAAAACGAGATACTCAAAACAAGTTTGATAGAAGGTCTTTCTAAAACAGAAAGTAAAGCGCGATCAATATATCTTTTCTATAGTGCATAACTTAAATATAAAAGGCATTTCAAGGTACACATAATTAATTAGA from Rutidosis leptorrhynchoides isolate AG116_Rl617_1_P2 chromosome 9, CSIRO_AGI_Rlap_v1, whole genome shotgun sequence harbors:
- the LOC139867002 gene encoding amino acid permease 6-like — its product is MDHQLHNTTTPSTLHITNDPTQKNLDDDGREKRTGTWVTASAHIITAVIGSGVLSLAWAIAQLGWIAGPSVLITFSFITYFTSTLLADAYRAPDPVTGKRNYTYMDVVQASLGGRKVQLCGIAQYVNLVGVTIGYTITASISIVAVKKSNCFHDKGHEAHCSPSTYPYMILFAIIQIVLSQIPNFHKLSWLSILAAVMSFAYSLIGLGLSIAKVAGSVHVKTTITGTEVGKDVSEMDKVWHTFQAIGDIAFAYAFSTVLIEIQDTLKSYPPENKMMKRASLTGVSTTTLFYMLCGCLGYAAFGNDAPGNFLTGFGFYEPFWLIDIANICIAIHLIGAYQVFCQPIFGFVEKKCNQRWPESKFITSDHAVKVPFCGELSFNMFRLVWRTLYVMMTALIAMIFPFFNSFLGLIGAGSFYPLTVYFPIEMYIARAKIQKFSSAWVWLKILSWACLVVSLVAAAGSVQGLISDLRKYKPFMTPEE
- the LOC139866548 gene encoding RNA-binding KH domain-containing protein RCF3-like isoform X1; its protein translation is MSFQLTPSKRPHDESGSEPNGKGKLLKSSQHTTFKITPGSVVFRVLCPDSKLENVIGKEGNKISEICKESGAKVMVEETMLGCDERVIVIAVSGNDNALSNDQIKDVDEEPKEIEDNKESKENQDAEKYESVKEEEDLQLEKVASFLQKALMLVFERMTEISGGAEDRNKDTTIFTIRLLLSSSQAGLLTNDVVKQLSSESGAHVQILGKEKLPVCASSSDELVQITGEVNAVQKALESVSQQLLNNSPNDNELSSVNKSGMSHSRQDPYPSFPSHGGPLPGGSRDGGSGGFGGRFGPFTDMLTYRLICPDEKVGGVIGKGGTIVKALKHETGCDIRVLEKMPESDDRIIIISGPAVLTHPDERICAPQDAVLRVQTRIFRAAPESKTGTAKVIVSAHQIGCILGKGGSVISEMRKSTGAYIRILGKDQTPQYAAENEEVVQINGDFDAVREALMQISTCLRNHYFRDAFPGFQDHGPPFPPFLGRRDVSPPPGRYPSFNRFDVGPPPHGGFHPHDDRPPFMHHDRPDFHHPMPERFPPPAPWDPQGIEGGGHGGPGFPEFGGGPPRRMGGFGGGNHQAIITNTTVEVVVPRHLVPIIYGEDGGCVRQIREISDAKITITDPKPGAKETLIIISGTPEQTFAAQSLIQAFVISETEAS
- the LOC139866548 gene encoding RNA-binding KH domain-containing protein RCF3-like isoform X2, producing MSFQLTPSKRPHDESGSEPNGKGKLLKSSQHTTFKITPGSVVFRVLCPDSKLENVIGKEGNKISEICKESGAKVMVEETMLGCDERVIVIAVSGNDNALSNDQIKDVDEEPKEIEDNKESKENQDAEKYESVKEEEDLQLEKVASFLQKALMLVFERMTEISGGAEDRNKDTTIFTIRLLLSSSQAGLLTNDVVKQLSSESGAHVQILGKEKLPVCASSSDELVQITGEVNAVQKALESVSQQLLNNSPNDNELSSVNKSGMSHSRQDPYPSFPSHGGPLPGGSRDGGSGGFGGRFGPFTDMLTYRLICPDEKVGGVIGKGGTIVKALKHETGCDIRVLEKMPESDDRIIIISGPAHPDERICAPQDAVLRVQTRIFRAAPESKTGTAKVIVSAHQIGCILGKGGSVISEMRKSTGAYIRILGKDQTPQYAAENEEVVQINGDFDAVREALMQISTCLRNHYFRDAFPGFQDHGPPFPPFLGRRDVSPPPGRYPSFNRFDVGPPPHGGFHPHDDRPPFMHHDRPDFHHPMPERFPPPAPWDPQGIEGGGHGGPGFPEFGGGPPRRMGGFGGGNHQAIITNTTVEVVVPRHLVPIIYGEDGGCVRQIREISDAKITITDPKPGAKETLIIISGTPEQTFAAQSLIQAFVISETEAS